CGCCATGCGCGCAATGGTGCGACCCACATCGGACGTGCTCAGCAGCGTCCGGGAATGCATCGGTGCGGAATCTTGCGACACCTTGCGACCGACCTCCTTCTCCGCCTCACGGGACGGATCGTTAAAGGATTTGCCGGAAGCGACTCTACTCCCCCGCGTCGCCGCCGCGAATTTGGGCCGCGCGCACCTGCGGGGCCAGCGCCGCGATCCGGTCCAGGACGCCGTTGACGAAGGCCGGCGAGTCGTCGGTGGACAGCTCGGTGGCGAGCTTGACGGCCTCGGTGATGACCACCTTGACGTCGATGTCCGGCGCGTACAGCAGCTCCCAGGTCGCCAGGCGCAGGATGGCCCGGTCGACGGCCGGGAGCCGCTCGAACTTCCAGTTCTGCAGATGCGAGGCGACCACCGCGTCGACCTGCTCGGCATCGGCGGTGACGCCCTCGACGGCCCGGACCACGTAGCCGGTCATCTCGCCGACCGCGTCGTGGGTGTCGAAGACCTCGCGACGCTCGGCGATCAGGTCGGTCGCCGGAACGCCCTTGGCCTCGGCCTCGAACAGCATGTCGACGGCCCGGCGCCGCTGGCGATGGCGGCCGCGCGGCTCCGGGTTGCGCCGATCAGCTGTTGACACGGCCGAGGTAGCTTCCGTCGCGCGAGTCGATCTTCAGCTTGTCACCGGTGTTGATGAACAGCGGGACCGCCACCTCGGCGCCGGTCTCCAGCGTGGCCGGCTTGGTGCCGCCGGTGGAGCGGTCGCCCTGCAGGCCCGGATCGGTCTGGGCGACGATGAGCTCGACGGTCACCGGGAGCTCGACGAACAGCGGCTCGCCCTCGTGGGTGGCGACCTGGACGCTCATGTTCTCCAGCAGGAAGCGGGCGCCGTCGCCCATGGTCTCAGGGGAGATCGAGATCTGCTCGAAGGTCTCGCCGTCCATGAACACGAAGTCCGACCCGTCGTTGTACAGGTAGGTCATGTCGCGGCGGTCGACGGTGGCGGTCTCCACCTTGACGCCGGCGTTGAAGGTCTTGTCGACGTTCTTGCCGGACAGCACGTTCTTGATCTTGGTGCGCACGAAGGCGGGGCCCTTGCCCGGCTTGACGTGCTGGAACTCCAGGATCTGCCACAGCTGGTTGTCGATCTTCAGCACGAGGCCGTTCTTGAAATCGGCGGTCGTCGCCATGAGGGGTCTCCTTATAAGTCTTGTCTGTCGTGCGCTACAGCACGCGCAGCTCGCGTGGCGTGTGAGTCAGCGACCGCGAACCGGATTCGGTGACCACCAGGGTGTCCTCGATCCGCACCCCGCCGCGGCCGGGCAGATAGATGCCCGGCTCGACGGTGACGATCGCGCCTCGAAGAAGTGTACCGGTCGCGGTGGCGCCGATCCCCGGCGCTTCGTGGATCCGCAGGCCCACACCGTGTCCGAGGCCGTGCACGTAGAACTCGCCGTATCCGGCGTCGGCGATCACCTGGCGAGCGGTGGCGTCCACCGCGCGCAGGTCGGCGCCGGGGGTCAGCGCCCGCGTTCCGGCCTCCTGCGCGACACGCACGATCTCGTGGATCTCCCGCTGCCACGGTGCCGGTTCGCCCAGGACCACGGTGCGGGTGGTGTCCGAGTGGTAGCCGTCGACCATCGCCCCGAAATCGATCTTCACCAGGTCCGACGTCGCCAGCACCGCGTCGGTCGGCCGGTGATGCGGGACCGCCGAGTGCGCCCCGGCGGCCACGATGGTCTCGAAGGCGATGCCCGACGCGCCGCGCTCGTACATCTCCCATTCCAGGTCGCGCGCCACCTGTCGTTCGGTGCGGCCCGGGGCGATCGCGCCGCGCTCGATCAGCGCCGTCAGCGCGGCGTCGGCCACCGCGCACGCCCGCGTGACCAAGGCCACCTCGCCGTCGTCCTTCACCTCGCGCAACTCCTCGACCACGCCGCGGAGGGGAACCAGCGTGGCGCCGTCGCCGCCGGGTTCCTCGCGCAGGGTCTGGAACTGGGCGACGGTGACCGCGTCGGCCTCGATGCCGACACGCGCGCCGGCCGCCTCGGCGACGAGCGCGGCGAGCGTGTCGCGGGCGATCACCGCCGTCACATCCGGCGTCTGGGCCGCGACCTGAGCGGTGTAGCGGCCGTCGGTGGCGATCCGGTCACCGGTGCCGCCGCCATCGGCCCGGATCAGGACGGCGCCGTTGCTGCCGGTGAAACCGGTCAGATAGCGCACGTTCACCAGGTCGCTGACGACCAGGGCGTCGGCGCCGCGGCGGGTCAGGCCGGCGGCGACGGCGGCGCGTCGTGCGGCGTAGGCGGGGGCGGGGGCGGACACGGGGACGGATTCTCCAGACACAGGCATGCCAAGATTGTTGTACAGGTCTCAGGCCGGTACGGTATCGACATGGACTCGTGGCTACTGCGCGGTATCATCATGTCGGTCATCAACATCGCGGCCCGCATCTTGCTGGGTTTCGCGGTGATCGCGTGGCCCATTCAGTCCCCGATCTACCGGGCCATCGCCATCGCCGCGATCGTGCTGATCGCGGTGATCTGGGGCGGATACGACGGTATCAAGGATGCGCGCGCCCATCCGGACCCCGACGACTACGACGACCTCACCATGCGCTGGCTGAAGGCGGGCTTCCTGGCCGGCTGGACGTCGTGCCTGATCTGCTGGATCCTCGGCACCTACTGGCTCGACGGCATCGGCCAGGCGTCGTTCTGGATCGAGATGATCGCCGGAACGTCGTTCATCACGCTGCTGGTGTACGTGCCCGCCTTCTTCGGCGTCAGCGCCGGCCGCTTCCTGGTCCGCCGCGAGCAGCGCAAGGGCGAGGACACCGACTGGTCGCACCACGAACTGCACACCCAGCCGACCGAGGTCGTGCAGACCGGCGCCTGAGCCGTCATTCTTTCACCGAAGGCCCGGCCCCCTTCACGGGGACCGGGCCTTCGGGCATCCGAGCACCGGCCCGGGGTCCAGAACGGCGGTCAGACCAGTGTGACGTCGTCGAAGTAGTCGCTGTGCCCCAGTACGTCCGATGACACATCGTGATCGACGATGTTCGCGAAGCTCGATCCGAAACCCTTGGCGCCCACCGCCTCACTACCGAGCATCGCGCCCTTGTAGAGGTACTTGAGGACCTTGTCGTTGGTGGAGTGATAGTTGTGCACCTCCCCGGTCACGGCGCGTCCGAGCCTGCCCCAGTCGCCGCCACGGCCCCGTGCCGCCCCGACCAGGTGTACCGCTGCGACCGCAGGCGCAGCGGGGTCGGTCCCCATCGACTCAGCGGCGGTGATCATCACCCGGCCGCCCAGACTGTGACCGACGAGGATGACCTCGTCGGTCTCCGTGCGCGCCAGGATTCCAGCGAGTGCGGCGCCGGCCTTGTCCGCGCGGACCGTCGCCGAATGCCAAGGATTCTTCGCGAGTCCGGCGCCCGCCATCGCCCAGCCGATCGGACCGAGGGCCGCGGCTGCCGCCTTGTGCGCCATCGCCCCACCGACTCCGGCGAAGGCTGCTCCCTGCTGTATGCCCATGTTCGCGAAGACGTACTTGGCGATACTCTCCTTCTCCTTGGACCCCCAGTGCAGGAGATACACCGGTGAATCGGGGTACCGGGCCTCGACCATGTCGACGGCCGTGTCCCAGTCCTGAGCGTTCTGGGTGAGGAATCCTCGCGCGATCACCACCGGCGTACCGTTCCCGGCACGGAACTTCTGGATGCCGAACGACTGGTCATCACTCACGTAGGCATTGATCAGGCTCGCACCGAAGGCGGTCCCGAGCGCCGCACCCGCGGCCGTGATCACTGCCGTGCCACCCGCCATGCCGAACGCGATACCGCCGGATCCGATCGCTCCACCCCCGAGAGTCGCCAATCCCCAGCTCGTCGCCACCGCCCCGGAATAGCCGCCGAAGGTCACGCCGACCAGACCGCCGAGCGCAGGAGCCGCCGCGTAGGCGGCAGGGCCGAGCACGGCGCCGCCGAGAAGGCCGAAGCCGGCGAGCCGCGAGTGCCTCGCGAGGTTGGCGCTGTCGTACTTCAGGATGTCCCGGTAGCGATGCGGTGCCGAGATCTTGTCCGCGGCCCGCGCGAAGCTCGGAAGTTCGTGCCGATGCTCCGCGCAATACTTGGGCAGCCTGACGGAGCCGGGACCGCGGACGGCCATATGCGCACATCCCGGAGCCGGGCAGACTCGGGTCGGCGTCCCGCACTTCGCGCACAGGTATGTCGGCAGACGGCGACGGACGGCGACCTTCCGGTGAGTCGTCTTGGCGAAGCACCCCGAACACCACCGAGCGAGCACGACTTCGGTGGTCAGCCGGTCGACGAAGCCCGAGATCTCCCTGGCAATCTCCTCGTGCACTCCGGCCTGCGCCAACTGACTCTTCTCGTCGTCCGGTTCCGCCGCTTCGAGCGCAGCGATCGAGTGTTTGGCATACGCCCAGGCGTTGTTCACCATCGCGGCGTTCGAGAGCATCTCGTCGTCGCCCTCGATCGCCTCGGCTACCGGACCGGCCAACGGTCCACTCAGCTCCAGTCGCCGGCCCATCGGCGACCGAAGCACGCATGCGACTCGGCCCTCGCCCACCATCGTCACTGACACCGTGGCACTCACTGCCGTCCCTCCGTTCCTGCACACCGTGGTGTGTACAGCACGAGACGACTATAGATCGCGGTTCCGACAGCACCACTGAAAGGCGACGATCTACCTCGCAGGACGGCCCTCGCAGCGCGGCAGCGGGGCACGGGCGTTG
The nucleotide sequence above comes from Gordonia sp. PP30. Encoded proteins:
- the nusB gene encoding transcription antitermination factor NusB → MSTADRRNPEPRGRHRQRRRAVDMLFEAEAKGVPATDLIAERREVFDTHDAVGEMTGYVVRAVEGVTADAEQVDAVVASHLQNWKFERLPAVDRAILRLATWELLYAPDIDVKVVITEAVKLATELSTDDSPAFVNGVLDRIAALAPQVRAAQIRGGDAGE
- the efp gene encoding elongation factor P, whose protein sequence is MATTADFKNGLVLKIDNQLWQILEFQHVKPGKGPAFVRTKIKNVLSGKNVDKTFNAGVKVETATVDRRDMTYLYNDGSDFVFMDGETFEQISISPETMGDGARFLLENMSVQVATHEGEPLFVELPVTVELIVAQTDPGLQGDRSTGGTKPATLETGAEVAVPLFINTGDKLKIDSRDGSYLGRVNS
- a CDS encoding Xaa-Pro peptidase family protein, translated to MSAPAPAYAARRAAVAAGLTRRGADALVVSDLVNVRYLTGFTGSNGAVLIRADGGGTGDRIATDGRYTAQVAAQTPDVTAVIARDTLAALVAEAAGARVGIEADAVTVAQFQTLREEPGGDGATLVPLRGVVEELREVKDDGEVALVTRACAVADAALTALIERGAIAPGRTERQVARDLEWEMYERGASGIAFETIVAAGAHSAVPHHRPTDAVLATSDLVKIDFGAMVDGYHSDTTRTVVLGEPAPWQREIHEIVRVAQEAGTRALTPGADLRAVDATARQVIADAGYGEFYVHGLGHGVGLRIHEAPGIGATATGTLLRGAIVTVEPGIYLPGRGGVRIEDTLVVTESGSRSLTHTPRELRVL
- a CDS encoding B-4DMT family transporter, with translation MDSWLLRGIIMSVINIAARILLGFAVIAWPIQSPIYRAIAIAAIVLIAVIWGGYDGIKDARAHPDPDDYDDLTMRWLKAGFLAGWTSCLICWILGTYWLDGIGQASFWIEMIAGTSFITLLVYVPAFFGVSAGRFLVRREQRKGEDTDWSHHELHTQPTEVVQTGA
- a CDS encoding DUF726 domain-containing protein encodes the protein MAGPVAEAIEGDDEMLSNAAMVNNAWAYAKHSIAALEAAEPDDEKSQLAQAGVHEEIAREISGFVDRLTTEVVLARWCSGCFAKTTHRKVAVRRRLPTYLCAKCGTPTRVCPAPGCAHMAVRGPGSVRLPKYCAEHRHELPSFARAADKISAPHRYRDILKYDSANLARHSRLAGFGLLGGAVLGPAAYAAAPALGGLVGVTFGGYSGAVATSWGLATLGGGAIGSGGIAFGMAGGTAVITAAGAALGTAFGASLINAYVSDDQSFGIQKFRAGNGTPVVIARGFLTQNAQDWDTAVDMVEARYPDSPVYLLHWGSKEKESIAKYVFANMGIQQGAAFAGVGGAMAHKAAAAALGPIGWAMAGAGLAKNPWHSATVRADKAGAALAGILARTETDEVILVGHSLGGRVMITAAESMGTDPAAPAVAAVHLVGAARGRGGDWGRLGRAVTGEVHNYHSTNDKVLKYLYKGAMLGSEAVGAKGFGSSFANIVDHDVSSDVLGHSDYFDDVTLV